From the Theobroma cacao cultivar B97-61/B2 chromosome 2, Criollo_cocoa_genome_V2, whole genome shotgun sequence genome, one window contains:
- the LOC18608986 gene encoding ranBP2-type zinc finger protein At1g67325 isoform X2, with translation MSQVDNRNSSAAKRARTDGSRREDDWTCPSCGNVNFSFRTACNMRNCTQSRPADHNSKSAAKPVQAPQNYSSSAPYVGSGAPSSMYLGVPPYGSSLFNGSSIPPYDVSFSGGSAYHYNYGSRLSGGSPYRPLHMSGPPAYSSGSMIGNGGMYGMPPLMDRYGLGLPMGPPPMGPRPGFFPDDKLQKKGADATRDNDWTCPKCGNINFSFRTVCNMRKCNTPKPGSQAAKSDKNSKQKMPEGSWKCEKCSNINYPFRTKCNRQNCGADKPAESKKSPSPTANENDQ, from the exons ATGTCTCAG GTTGATAACAGAAATTCTTCAGCAGCCAAGCGTGCTAGAACTGATG GTAGTCGTAGGGAAGATGATTGGACGTGCCCTAGTTGTGGGAATGTCAATTTTTCATTTAGGACTGCTTGCAATATGCGCAATTGCACTCAATCCCGGCCAGCTGATCATAATTCA aAATCTGCAGCCAAGCCTGTGCAAGCCCCACAGAATTACTCGTCCTCAGCTCCTTATGTAGGTTCTGGTGCACCATCTTCAATGTATCTGGGTGTGCCACCTTATGGTTCTTCCCTCTTCAACGGTTCTTCAATTCCGCCATATGATGTTTCTTTTTCTGGAGGATCAGCTTATCATTACAATTATGGCAGTCGTCTTTCTGGTGGCAGTCCCTATCGGCCGCTGCATATGTCTGGACCACCTGCTTATTCTAGTGGATCTATGATTGGAAATG GTGGAATGTATGGCATGCCTCCTTTGATGGATCGGTATGGCTTGGGGTTGCCCATGGGCCCTCCTCCAATG GGACCAAGGCCAGGGTTTTTTCCAGATGATAAATTGCAGAAAAAGGGTGCCG ATGCTACACGTGATAATGATTGGACATGCCCAAAGTGTGGGAATATTAACTTCTCTTTCAGAACTGTCTGTAACATGCGGAAATGCAACACACCAAAGCCTGGATctcag GCTgcaaaatcagataaaaatTCAA AACAAAAGATGCCTGAGGGGAGCTGGAAGTGTGAAAAATGTAGCAATATTAACTATCCATTCAGGACTAAGTGCAACAGACAAAATTGTGGGGCTGACAAACCAGCTGAGTCCAAAAAGTCCCCTTCACCAACAGCAAACGAAAATGATCAG TGA
- the LOC18608984 gene encoding 4-coumarate--CoA ligase-like 1 — translation MGTPTAIQHLEDNGEHYFGSKYPSVPVPDNLTLPEFVLQDAELYADKVAFVEAVSGKAYTYRDVVRDTGRFGKALRSIGLKKGDVVIVLLPNIAEYGIVALGIMAAGGVFSGANPASHASEIKKQADAANAKMLVTNGPNYEKVKGLELPVIVLGEERIESAMNWDELLKAAENAGEGTRFTKEEVVQSDLCALPFSSGTTGVSKGVMLTHRNLVANLCSSLFSVGQELVGQVTTLGLIPFFHIYGITGICCATLRNKGKVVIMNRFDLRTFLNALITQEVTFAPVVPPIILALVKNPIVEEFDLSKLKLRAILTAAAPLAPELLTAFEKKFPGVQVQEAYGLTEHSCITLTHGDPIKGHGIAKKNSVGFILPNLEIKFIDPDTGRSLPKNTPGELCVRSQCVMQGYYKNKEETDRTIDKNGWLHTGDIAYIDDDGDIFIVDRIKELIKYKGFQVAPAELEAILLTHPSVEDAAVVPLPDEEAGEIPAACVVMSPNATESETDIMDYVASSVAHYKKVRVLQFVETIPKSPSGKIMRRLLKEKMMEKMGKNIPTANATLPT, via the exons ATGGGAACTCCAACTGCGATACAACATTTAGAAGATAATGGTGAACATTATTTCGGTAGCAAATATCCGTCAGTTCCAGTGCCTGATAACTTGACCCTGCCAGAATTTGTTCTCCAGGATGCTGAATTATATGCTGACAAGGTAGCATTTGTTGAAGCTGTGTCCGGAAAGGCGTATACTTATCGCGATGTGGTTAGGGACACAGGGAGGTTTGGGAAGGCCTTGAGGTCAATTGGCCTCAAGAAAGGGGATGTAGTCATAGTGCTACTCCCTAATATTGCAGAGTATGGCATTGTTGCTCTGGGAATCATGGCTGCTGGTGGTGTTTTCTCAGGTGCAAACCCAGCTTCGCACGCAtcagaaataaaaaaacaagcaGATGCTGCAAATGCCAAGATGCTAGTAACAAATGGTCCAAACTATGAAAAG GTGAAAGGTCTGGAGCTACCAGTCATTGTACTAGGTGAAGAGCGCATTGAAAGTGCCATGAATTGGGACGAGTTGCTCAAAGCAGCGGAAAATGCCGGTGAAGGCACCAGGTTTACCAAGGAGGAAGTTGTCCAGAGTGATCTATGCGCCCTTCCATTCTCATCAGGCACCACAGGGGTTTCAAAGGGTGTAATGCTAACCCATAGAAATTTAGTGGCTAATTTATGCTCCTCTCTCTTCAGTGTAGGGCAAGAGCTGGTAGGTCAGGTTACTACATTAGGCCTGATTCCCTTCTTTCACATATATGGGATTACTGGAATCTGTTGTGCCACGCTTAGGAACAAAGGGAAAGTGGTGATAATGAACAGATTTGATCTTAGGACATTCCTGAATGCGTTGATCACGCAAGAGGTGACATTTGCCCCAGTCGTGCCACCAATAATTTTGGCCTTGGTTAAGAATCCCATAGTGGAGGAATTCGATCTTAGTAAGCTCAAACTCAGGGCTATTCTGACTGCAGCAGCTCCATTAGCCCCAGAGCTCCTTACCGCCTTTGAAAAAAAGTTCCCTGGTGTTCAAGTCCAAGAG GCATATGGACTAACAGAGCATAGCTGCATCACACTGACCCATGGAGACCCCATTAAAGGACATGGCATTGCAAAGAAGAACTCAGTTGGGTTTATCCTTCCCAATTTAGAGATCAAGTTCATTGATCCTGACACTGGTCGATCTCTGCCCAAGAATACCCCGGGTGAATTGTGTGTCAGAAGCCAATGCGTAATGCAAG GCTATTACAAAAACAAGGAGGAGACTGATCGGACCATTGACAAGAATGGGTGGCTGCATACGGGTGACATTGCGTACATAGATGATGATggagatatttttattgtggATCGCATCAAAGAGCTGATCAAGTATAAGGGGTTTCAA GTAGCTCCAGCCGAGCTGGAAGCTATCCTCCTAACTCATCCCTCGGTTGAAGATGCAGCAGTGGTGCC GCTGCCTGATGAGGAGGCAGGTGAAATCCCAGCTGCATGTGTTGTTATGAGCCCAAATGCCACAGAAAGTGAAACAGACATCATGGACTATGTAGCCTCCAGTGTTGCACACTACAAGAAAGTGAGGGTTTTGCAATTTGTGGAGACAATCCCAAAATCTCCTTCAGGGAAGATCATGAGAAGGCttttgaaagaaaagatgATGGAAAAGATGGGGAAAAACATTCCCACAGCTAATGCAACATTGCCTACATAA
- the LOC18608986 gene encoding ranBP2-type zinc finger protein At1g67325 isoform X1 has protein sequence MSQVDNRNSSAAKRARTDGSRREDDWTCPSCGNVNFSFRTACNMRNCTQSRPADHNSKSAAKPVQAPQNYSSSAPYVGSGAPSSMYLGVPPYGSSLFNGSSIPPYDVSFSGGSAYHYNYGSRLSGGSPYRPLHMSGPPAYSSGSMIGNGIGGMYGMPPLMDRYGLGLPMGPPPMGPRPGFFPDDKLQKKGADATRDNDWTCPKCGNINFSFRTVCNMRKCNTPKPGSQAAKSDKNSKQKMPEGSWKCEKCSNINYPFRTKCNRQNCGADKPAESKKSPSPTANENDQ, from the exons ATGTCTCAG GTTGATAACAGAAATTCTTCAGCAGCCAAGCGTGCTAGAACTGATG GTAGTCGTAGGGAAGATGATTGGACGTGCCCTAGTTGTGGGAATGTCAATTTTTCATTTAGGACTGCTTGCAATATGCGCAATTGCACTCAATCCCGGCCAGCTGATCATAATTCA aAATCTGCAGCCAAGCCTGTGCAAGCCCCACAGAATTACTCGTCCTCAGCTCCTTATGTAGGTTCTGGTGCACCATCTTCAATGTATCTGGGTGTGCCACCTTATGGTTCTTCCCTCTTCAACGGTTCTTCAATTCCGCCATATGATGTTTCTTTTTCTGGAGGATCAGCTTATCATTACAATTATGGCAGTCGTCTTTCTGGTGGCAGTCCCTATCGGCCGCTGCATATGTCTGGACCACCTGCTTATTCTAGTGGATCTATGATTGGAAATGGTATTG GTGGAATGTATGGCATGCCTCCTTTGATGGATCGGTATGGCTTGGGGTTGCCCATGGGCCCTCCTCCAATG GGACCAAGGCCAGGGTTTTTTCCAGATGATAAATTGCAGAAAAAGGGTGCCG ATGCTACACGTGATAATGATTGGACATGCCCAAAGTGTGGGAATATTAACTTCTCTTTCAGAACTGTCTGTAACATGCGGAAATGCAACACACCAAAGCCTGGATctcag GCTgcaaaatcagataaaaatTCAA AACAAAAGATGCCTGAGGGGAGCTGGAAGTGTGAAAAATGTAGCAATATTAACTATCCATTCAGGACTAAGTGCAACAGACAAAATTGTGGGGCTGACAAACCAGCTGAGTCCAAAAAGTCCCCTTCACCAACAGCAAACGAAAATGATCAG TGA
- the LOC18608985 gene encoding squamosa promoter-binding-like protein 2, translating to MSSISLMEWNAKTPLQWDWENLMMFNSTPTEIPRKLRPIEWDIDGEGGMDSGSLYSSGAAGGSGGSGSDLGLASLSKSSKSVSINSSSMGETKVTKFTLEAFEASPDDISNKKEVSKVEPTGTSPTLEASVGSGEPLLSLKLGKRTYFEDVCAGSNAKISSCSATPAPSPTTAKRSKPNCQSTHVPHCQVEGCNLDLSSAKDYHRKHRVCESHSKSPKVIVGGLERRFCQQCSRFHGLSEFDEKKRSCRRRLSDHNARRRKPQTEAVHFNAARLSSSSYDGKPQMGFVWNKVPFLHARPNEGFTWEGTFDSKSSHMKGFTPTKVGNDNGQLQLPGNQLLNSITMRCQDSNRFLPTKGKDNTAEVLNQGVEEPTLTSKMGTTQDFHRALSLLSNDSWISCEPKHGSLAYSMHANPTSMTQPVMNVISQGFPRALSENWQMEQQTTESQVQATLHGDADNRFQEFQLLKAPYDGGFYSNQMN from the exons ATGAGTTCTATCTCTCTGATGGAGTGGAATGCCAAAACCCCCTTGCAATGGGACTGGGAAAACCTAATGATGTTCAATTCGACACCAACTGAAATTCCAAGGAAGCTAAGGCCAATAGAGTGGGATATTGACGGAGAGGGAGGAATGGACTCTGGGTCTCTATATTCTTCTGGCGCTGCTGGGGGTAGTGGGGGTTCTGGCTCAGATTTGGGCCTTGCTTCTTTGTCTAAAAGTTCGAAATCGGTGTCCATTAATTCTTCATCTATGGGGGAGACAAAAGTGACAAAATTTACTTTGGAGGCCTTTGAAGCTTCCCCAGATGATATTAGCAACAAGAAAGAAGTTTCCAAGGTTGAGCCAACTGGTACTTCCCCAACACTTGAGGCTTCAGTTGGCTCTGGTGAGCCATTGCTCAGTTTAAAGCTTGGTAAACGAACATACTTTGAAGATGTTTGTGCGGGAAGCAATGCTAAGATTTCATCTTGTTCTGCAACTCCTGCACCATCTCCTACCACAGCAAAGAGATCCAAGCCCAATTGTCAGAGCACACATGTTCCACATTGCCAAGTCGAAGGCTGTAACCTCGACCTCTCTTCAGCTAAGGATTACCATCGGAAACACAGAGTTTGTGAAAGTCATTCAAAGAGTCCAAAGGTTATTGTAGGTGGTCTGGAACGCCGGTTCTGCCAGCAGTGTAGCag GTTCCATGGCCTGTCGGAGTTTGATGAAAAGAAGCGAAGCTGTCGCCGGCGTCTTTCTGATCACAATGCAAGGCGTCGCAAACCACAGACAGAAGCAGTCCACTTCAATGCTGCTAGGCTTTCATCATCATCCTATG ATGGGAAGCCACAGATGGGTTTTGTCTGGAATAAAGTGCCATTTCTTCATGCTAGGCCTAACGAAGGTTTTACATGGGAAGGCACATTTGACTCCAAGTCCTCTCATATGAAAGGTTTTACACCTACAAAAGTTGGAAATGATAATGGACAGCTGCAACTGCCAGGCAATCAGCTGTTGAATTCCATCACAATGCGATGTCAAGATTCCAATAGGTTCTTGCCCACCAAGGGCAAGGACAACACAGCTGAGGTTCTCAACCaag GTGTAGAAGAACCTACACTTACTTCAAAGATGGGTACGACGCAAGATTTTCATCGTGCTCTCTCTCTTCTGTCAAATGATTCATGGATTTCATGTGAGCCAAAACATGGTTCACTTGCGTACTCCATGCATGCTAATCCTACCAGTATGACTCAGCCGGTAATGAATGTAATTTCTCAAGGTTTTCCACGTGCCTTATCTGAAAACTGGCAGATGGAACAACAGACAACTGAATCCCAAGTGCAGGCAACCTTGCATGGTGATGCTGACAATCGTTTCCAAGAGTTCCAGCTGCTCAAGGCTCCATATGATGGTGGCTTTTATTCCAATCAGATGAACTGA